Within Oscillospiraceae bacterium, the genomic segment ATTCTGCTTATCACCGGGCTTCCCGTATCACTGAAAATCGACGAATCGATTATGCGCTTGAATGACACGCGGCTTTCTCCGGAAAACACGGAGGGCTTGATTCGTCAGATCTACGGTATGGCCAACCGTCCGATCAATAAAGTGCTGACCGAACAAGGGGACGATGATTTCTCGTTTTCGGTCACGCAGCTTTCACGGTTTCGCGTCAATGCCTTTAAACAGCGCGGTTCGTATTCTGCGGTGATCAGGGTGTTGAGCTTTGAGCTGCCCAATCGGCTCACACTGGGCATTCCAGACGCCGTGATCGGACTTTCCGACCGCAAAAAGGGGTTAGTGCTTGTGACCGGTCCGGCGGGAAGCGGTAAATCGACAACGTTGGCCTGTATGGTGGATCATATCAACAAGACCCGCAGCGCACATATTATCACCATCGAGGATCCGATTGAGTATTTACATAAACACAATAAGAGCGTTGTGACACAGCGGGAATTGAATGTGGATACGATCAGTTACGATGAAGCACTTCGTGCGGCGATGCGTCAGGCACCCAATGTAATTTTGTTGGGGGAAATGCGTGATTACGAAACCATGCGGGCGGCATTGACGGCGGCCGAAACCGGGCATCTGGTTATCTCGACGCTTCACACAACAGGTACAGCCAGTACCATCGACCGTATTGTGGACGCATTCCCGCCCTCTCAGCAAGCGCAGGTCCGGATACAGCTCGCAATGATTTTACAGGGCGTGGTTTCGCAGCAATTGATTCCGAAAATCGGCGGCGGAGTCGCTCCGGCATTTGAGATTATGATTGTAAATAATGCAATTCGCAATATGATCCGCGAAGGGAAGACGCATCAGATTGACAGTGTGATTTATTCCGGACGCAGCGAGGGGATGATCACAATGGATGCCTCAATCTGCGAACTGACCGAGAAGGGTAAAATCACTGTGCAAAATGCCGAAATCTTTTGTATTAATCCTGAACAAGTCATGCGCAAATTACAAAAACAGTGAGAAATTTTACATTCAAATAGTTAAAATGTAACCGAGATGAAACCGATATGTAGTATAATAAAAACGAAAAAGGGCGAGATATATGTTTCACTCGATTTCGAAATTATGATATGCTTGGAGATAAACATGTACAACTATCATAACACGGGTATTACTGTGTGTATTGACAAGTCAATAAACGGAATTTTGAGCGGCCGGCTTGTCTGTCCGATACTTCCGCATGCCCGACATTTTACGGATGTCGGCAATATGCTTCTCCAAATTGAACAAATTCTCGATACCATTGGATACCCCTGCGCATTTCAACGCTTGCGCAGTTTTAATAACCAACTGCCTAAATACAGTAAACCCAATTTCGCCGAAAAAGTGATCCCCATTTTGCCGGAACAGAAAAAAGGCGAGCTGATGACTGTGGTGGTGCGGGTGATCTCGCGGCAGAACGCATCCTGGCAGGGCATCGCCGAGACAGAGGGCGGAAAGAGATTAAAGTTCGAAAGCGCATTGTCGTTTTTGAAGCTGCTGGTGGCCGAATATGAGCGGATGAGCGCCGAAACACAAACAACAGAGCAGCTTGAAAAAACACAACCCATGATGGCATAAATATCACAATATTAAAAATCCCCGAAAGGGGATTTTTAATTTGCAGGTTTTAAATTAATTTCTCACATGCCTAATAAACGAATTGTTTCTCGTAGTTCCAATCATGTCTCCAAAGGGTATAGTAAAATTCCTCCGGGACGTCTTCATCAGTGTCTGCATAAGGCGGGATGACGATGTAATACTGCCAACCGCCGATGTATCCGGGTAAATTTGTTTTATCCGCTTCGGTGATTTTAAAATCGTCCATATTGATATCCATTATAGCATATGACATATTTTGATCATAAATATAGTCAACAAAGAAATGTTCGTCTCTGACAGCCGAACTGCCAACCGAGAACTCAAAACCGAGTTTATTATTCAGAAATACGGTGGTTTTGTTTACAATATCATATAAATAAACATGTGTATACGCACCGGCGCTGTATAAAATGTAATCGCCTGAAACGGTAAATGCTTTTAGATTTCTCATTTCCATGACCCGGTTCAATTTCTGCGTTTCGAAATCAAAAAAGTAGACAGTACTGTAATTGTTATTATTGATTTCAGGATAATTAATTATATATATCCCTGTTTTATGGATTGAAAATAGACCGATATCGGTCATCAGCAGCTCATCTTCGCCGTTTGGATTCACTTTATATAGATCTCGTTTAAAACTGGGGTAAAGGACATCATCAATTTCTTTCAAATTGATGTAGTAATCATCCCCCAATCCTTTGAAAGGATAAAAGTGATCCTCCCTTTCGCTTGAATATGGGGTTACCGATTGATCGGTTAAATCAATCAGTAGATATTCGTAATAAAAGGGGCCAAGTGCTTCATATCCCCAAGATTGGTCAGCAAAACGTGCACAAATTATATTTTCATCAAATTGGATCAAACCGCCAAAGTAAAAATCGGTATCCGGATATTCATAAAGCACTTGAAAATCAGACCAATCTTCTTTAAAACTGATGAGCTTGTTTTTCGATCCTGAAAAGATCCGATCGCCGATTTTGATGGCCTCAACATAGGAGATTTCATCGCCGTTATCTGCGGGGATTTCGTTAATCAATGTGACATAATAGTCTTCATAATAGGTCTTGCTTGCTGCAGAACCAAAGCTGCTCTTCGGGGAGGCCGGCTCGCTTGCAGTGAAAACAATGACACTGCTTTCTGCGGATATGTTTTCGCTTGGGAATGAAGTTGGGCTGTCTTCGGATAATATCGGTTTTTTTGTGCTGCAGGAGCACAGAGCTAAGGCTAATAAAACAAACAATGACAGCGCTTTTCGCATAATTTTCCTCCGAAAACCGATCTGTTTTCAATTTGTATTTAAAGAAGAGAATATTTAATGAATGTTTTCTCGTTTCAATGAAATTAAATACACTCGGGTATCCTCTACCCCGAGTATTGCGGTTATCGTATAATCGGTAGCGCCGATAAATTCCTCTCCGTGTATATAATCAGCGGTGAATTGATATTTTCCGGGTTCGATTTCTTTCAAATCACATACCGGATCCGCGCGGCCACCACCAAAGCCCTCCATCAATCTGTAAATGCCTTGTTTTTCCTCTGACCAGCCGTCGA encodes:
- a CDS encoding PilT/PilU family type 4a pilus ATPase encodes the protein MELNEILRTAVDRKASDILLITGLPVSLKIDESIMRLNDTRLSPENTEGLIRQIYGMANRPINKVLTEQGDDDFSFSVTQLSRFRVNAFKQRGSYSAVIRVLSFELPNRLTLGIPDAVIGLSDRKKGLVLVTGPAGSGKSTTLACMVDHINKTRSAHIITIEDPIEYLHKHNKSVVTQRELNVDTISYDEALRAAMRQAPNVILLGEMRDYETMRAALTAAETGHLVISTLHTTGTASTIDRIVDAFPPSQQAQVRIQLAMILQGVVSQQLIPKIGGGVAPAFEIMIVNNAIRNMIREGKTHQIDSVIYSGRSEGMITMDASICELTEKGKITVQNAEIFCINPEQVMRKLQKQ